One stretch of bacterium DNA includes these proteins:
- a CDS encoding sigma-70 family RNA polymerase sigma factor: protein WVRKLYGELTDAVAELRQTLGRTPTLGEIAARMNLTESGVLEILRAHNRSRVHSISDLVERQEVRRDVIAHQRYVSFQLPVEDRIVLLKAVERLADLQRKVVYYLFYQDLTQSEVAKRLGVSQRHVSRVLAAARERLGTHLESNEDEKPVDGAVEDAREP, encoded by the coding sequence TGGGTGCGGAAGCTCTACGGGGAACTGACCGATGCCGTCGCGGAATTGCGGCAGACCCTGGGCCGGACCCCGACGCTCGGCGAGATCGCCGCGCGGATGAACCTCACCGAGAGCGGCGTCCTCGAGATCCTCCGCGCGCACAATCGGTCTCGCGTCCACTCCATCAGCGACCTCGTGGAACGTCAAGAGGTCCGCCGCGACGTGATCGCCCACCAGCGATACGTGTCCTTCCAGTTGCCGGTCGAGGACCGCATCGTGCTCCTCAAGGCAGTGGAACGCCTGGCCGACCTCCAACGGAAGGTGGTCTATTATCTGTTCTATCAGGATCTCACGCAGAGCGAGGTGGCCAAGCGCCTGGGCGTGTCCCAACGGCACGTCTCCCGCGTGCTCGCCGCCGCGCGGGAACGGTTGGGCACGCATCTGGAGTCGAACGAGGACGAGAAGCCGGTCGACGGCGCCGTGGAGGACGCCAGAGAGCCGTGA